In the Kitasatospora terrestris genome, one interval contains:
- a CDS encoding polysaccharide deacetylase family protein: MTVDRRTVLRSTARLATLTASGGLLVACSSALEPGEAEPTSVAARPQPTQLTTTTGGTDPAAGGAPETGGPASSAAATPAGTPTTPPAAPPLAASTPAEVVNGPRDRTMVALTFHGQGDPALATAVLEAAEKHGARLTVMVVGSWLDQQPQMAQRILAGGHELGNHTQNHRDISSMSPDRARAEIAECAERLQRLTGSIGRWFRPSAAQFANAMVREQARQVGYQHCLSFDVDPHDYADPGAHAVQQRVLGGVSGGSIVALHMGHRGTVEALPAILDGLAGRGLQAVTASQLCS, translated from the coding sequence ATGACTGTCGACCGACGCACCGTGCTGCGTTCCACGGCCCGGCTGGCCACGCTGACCGCGTCCGGCGGGCTGCTCGTTGCCTGCTCCTCCGCCCTGGAGCCGGGGGAGGCCGAGCCGACCTCGGTGGCGGCCCGTCCGCAGCCGACCCAGCTGACCACCACCACCGGGGGTACCGACCCGGCGGCCGGCGGGGCGCCGGAGACCGGCGGCCCGGCGAGTTCCGCGGCCGCGACGCCGGCCGGCACCCCGACCACGCCGCCGGCCGCTCCCCCGCTCGCGGCGTCCACGCCCGCCGAGGTGGTCAACGGCCCGCGTGACCGCACGATGGTGGCGTTGACCTTCCACGGCCAGGGCGACCCGGCGCTGGCCACGGCGGTGCTGGAGGCGGCCGAGAAGCACGGGGCACGGCTGACGGTCATGGTGGTGGGCAGCTGGCTCGACCAGCAGCCGCAGATGGCGCAGCGGATCCTGGCGGGCGGCCACGAGCTCGGCAACCACACCCAGAACCACCGGGACATCTCCTCGATGAGCCCGGACCGGGCGCGGGCCGAGATAGCCGAGTGCGCGGAGCGGCTGCAGCGGCTGACCGGCTCGATCGGCCGCTGGTTCCGGCCCTCGGCCGCGCAGTTCGCCAACGCGATGGTGCGCGAGCAGGCCCGACAGGTCGGCTACCAGCACTGCCTGTCCTTCGACGTGGACCCGCACGACTACGCCGACCCGGGCGCGCACGCGGTGCAGCAGCGGGTGCTGGGCGGGGTGTCCGGCGGCTCGATCGTCGCGCTGCACATGGGGCACCGGGGGACGGTCGAGGCCCTGCCCGCGATCCTGGACGGCCTGGCGGGGCGCGGCCTGCAGGCCGTGACGGCCAGCCAGCTCTGCTCCTGA
- a CDS encoding arylamine N-acetyltransferase family protein translates to MLNPTTVDRYLARLDFPRPAAPDLAGLRALHRAHVERIPYETVDVWRGTPTLIEPEAAVERIVNGRGGYCYHLNGAFAALLESLGHRVELHRGGIQSRRDAAPRGATGDHMVLTVQLEGRRWYVDVGLGDGPSEPLPLPLPGADPANRSVTHRQGPFSYRLRPSEAVPGGWRLDHDDRACSAGLDFDPRPVSTGDFLPNHHRLSTSPDSLFTQVPLAIRRTPDSYRALIGLVLTEQGAEERTTRELTSEHEWFAALADRFDLPLPELGPAERSRLWSELHAAHLARRAAQRQPAEV, encoded by the coding sequence ATGTTGAACCCCACCACCGTCGACCGGTACCTGGCCCGCCTCGACTTCCCCCGCCCCGCCGCACCCGATCTGGCCGGCCTGCGCGCCCTCCACCGTGCCCACGTCGAACGCATACCGTACGAGACGGTCGACGTCTGGCGCGGAACTCCGACCCTGATCGAGCCCGAGGCCGCGGTCGAACGGATCGTCAACGGACGCGGCGGATACTGCTACCACCTCAATGGGGCATTCGCCGCCCTGCTGGAGAGCCTCGGCCACCGGGTCGAGCTCCACCGGGGAGGCATCCAGTCCCGCCGGGACGCGGCTCCGCGCGGCGCCACCGGCGACCACATGGTGCTCACCGTCCAGTTGGAGGGCCGGCGCTGGTACGTGGACGTCGGCCTCGGCGACGGCCCGTCCGAGCCCCTGCCGCTCCCCCTCCCCGGCGCCGACCCCGCCAATCGATCGGTCACCCACCGGCAGGGTCCGTTCAGCTACCGGCTGCGGCCGTCCGAGGCGGTCCCGGGCGGATGGCGGCTGGACCACGACGACCGGGCCTGCTCGGCCGGGCTCGACTTCGACCCCCGCCCCGTCTCCACCGGCGACTTCCTGCCCAACCACCACCGCCTCTCCACTTCCCCCGACTCGCTCTTCACCCAGGTGCCGCTGGCCATCCGTCGCACTCCCGACAGCTACCGCGCGCTCATCGGCCTCGTCCTGACCGAGCAGGGCGCCGAGGAGCGCACCACCCGCGAGCTGACCAGCGAGCACGAGTGGTTCGCTGCCCTCGCCGACCGCTTCGACCTGCCCCTCCCCGAGCTCGGCCCGGCCGAACGGAGCAGGCTCTGGTCCGAACTCCACGCCGCCCACCTCGCCCGGCGCGCCGCCCAGCGGCAGCCCGCGGAGGTGTAG
- a CDS encoding HD domain-containing protein yields MTGGQQGISRVPERVPERVAGLLGRVGAQPRLVAHLELVHGVAVELLAEVGRRWPGVEVDEAAVRFGAATHDVGKVRHPEELTGPGHAHEPAGYALLVELGVDPADARFARTHASWGLPGISLEELLVALADKVWKNRREEELEDLVTGRIAEICGLERWEVFLDLDEVLTAIGEGAEGRLAYQSSFPVVG; encoded by the coding sequence GTGACGGGCGGTCAGCAGGGGATCTCTCGGGTGCCGGAGCGGGTGCCGGAGCGGGTGGCGGGGCTGCTGGGGCGGGTGGGGGCGCAGCCGCGGCTGGTGGCGCACCTGGAGTTGGTGCACGGGGTCGCCGTGGAACTGCTGGCGGAGGTGGGCCGGCGGTGGCCGGGGGTCGAGGTGGACGAGGCGGCGGTGCGGTTCGGGGCGGCCACCCACGACGTCGGCAAGGTCAGGCACCCGGAGGAGCTGACCGGGCCGGGCCACGCGCACGAGCCCGCCGGGTACGCGCTGCTGGTGGAGCTCGGGGTCGACCCGGCGGACGCCCGCTTCGCCCGGACCCACGCTTCCTGGGGCCTGCCCGGGATCAGTCTGGAGGAACTGCTGGTCGCCCTGGCGGACAAGGTGTGGAAGAACCGCCGGGAGGAGGAGCTGGAAGACCTGGTCACCGGGCGGATCGCGGAGATCTGCGGACTGGAGCGGTGGGAGGTCTTCCTGGATCTGGACGAGGTGCTGACGGCGATCGGGGAGGGTGCGGAGGGACGGCTGGCGTACCAGTCGTCCTTCCCGGTGGTCGGCTGA
- a CDS encoding nucleotidyltransferase domain-containing protein: MEITEAVDAAQALVRERFPEAVAAFLGGSLARGEGTDTSDLDVVVIRPAPAEVYRETLVWRGRPAEVFVHTPESVRTMFAWDRANGVPTMASLCADSLVLRSVGGAAEQVASWARDTLRAGPRPLSADALALRRYTVTDLRDDLLDCRDADERLAVAALLHVAAGELLLAAVGAWSGKGKWLARRLRAAAPDLGGRLLADYRALAAGGPAEPLGATVTAVLDLAGGPLLAGDRRTAGPSLLAGPAD; this comes from the coding sequence ATGGAGATCACCGAGGCGGTCGATGCCGCGCAGGCGCTGGTCCGCGAGCGCTTCCCCGAGGCGGTGGCGGCGTTCCTCGGCGGGTCGCTCGCCCGCGGCGAGGGCACCGACACCTCGGACCTGGACGTGGTGGTGATCCGCCCCGCCCCGGCCGAGGTGTACCGGGAGACCCTGGTGTGGCGCGGCCGCCCGGCCGAGGTCTTCGTCCACACCCCGGAGTCGGTGCGCACCATGTTCGCCTGGGACCGGGCGAACGGCGTGCCCACCATGGCCTCGCTCTGCGCCGACAGCCTGGTGCTGCGCTCGGTCGGCGGCGCCGCCGAGCAGGTCGCCAGCTGGGCTCGGGACACCCTCCGGGCCGGCCCCCGCCCGCTCAGCGCGGACGCGCTCGCCCTCCGCCGGTACACCGTCACAGACCTGCGCGACGACCTGCTCGACTGCCGGGACGCGGACGAGCGGCTCGCCGTCGCCGCCCTGCTGCACGTCGCGGCGGGCGAGCTGCTCCTCGCCGCGGTCGGCGCCTGGAGCGGCAAGGGCAAGTGGCTGGCCCGGCGTCTGCGCGCCGCCGCCCCCGACCTCGGCGGGCGCCTGCTCGCCGACTACCGCGCCCTGGCCGCCGGCGGGCCCGCCGAGCCCCTCGGCGCCACCGTCACCGCCGTCCTCGACCTGGCCGGCGGCCCGCTCCTCGCGGGCGACCGCCGCACCGCCGGCCCCTCCCTCCTCGCCGGCCCCGCCGACTGA
- a CDS encoding alpha/beta hydrolase — protein sequence MRTLHRGAAVAAASATVLALTAPLASAAPPVPASPPPLVWGACPSPGAAAVQRCATVTVPLDHRDPTGPSIPLAVSRIAAARPELRHGVLLMIPGGPGNPGLDGPSSALKRLPQSVLDRYDIVGFDPRGVGRSSPVSCGLAHEDLTLVRMLPWPAADGSTAENEATARRVAEACVANGGPVLRSLSTANEARDIDRIRQALGEPRLSAWGVSYGTYAGAVFATMFPGRTDRIVLDSNDDPDPTRVERGWLAAYGRGVEDRFPDFAAWAADPANPDRVADTPEQVRSQFLALAARLDTAPLPWPGANPPRLDGNTLRQTLLDGMYADSRFPAVVRLMLAADGRRPLPAAATPPDEALQNALAVSVGTLCNDVSWPRSLDQYRRETAEERIKHPLTAGMPVNVMPCAFWPSDPAEPPVRVTPAGPSNVLMAQNLRDPATPYTGALKLRAALGGRARMVAVDSGGHDAYAANGNSCGDALVTRFLTTGRRPAGDVLCPAEPGKG from the coding sequence ATGCGAACCCTTCACCGCGGCGCGGCCGTTGCCGCCGCCTCCGCCACCGTCCTCGCCCTCACCGCGCCGCTGGCCTCCGCCGCGCCACCGGTCCCCGCCTCCCCGCCGCCGCTCGTCTGGGGTGCCTGCCCGAGCCCGGGGGCCGCCGCCGTCCAGCGCTGCGCCACCGTCACCGTGCCCTTGGACCACCGGGATCCGACCGGCCCGTCGATCCCGCTCGCCGTCTCGCGGATAGCGGCCGCCCGGCCCGAGCTGCGGCACGGGGTGCTGCTGATGATCCCCGGCGGCCCGGGCAACCCGGGGCTGGACGGTCCGAGCAGCGCCCTCAAGCGCCTGCCGCAGTCCGTGCTGGACCGGTACGACATCGTCGGCTTCGACCCGCGCGGGGTGGGCCGCTCCAGCCCCGTCTCCTGCGGGCTGGCGCACGAGGACCTCACCCTGGTCCGGATGCTGCCGTGGCCCGCGGCCGACGGCTCGACGGCGGAGAACGAGGCGACCGCCCGGCGGGTCGCCGAGGCCTGCGTCGCGAACGGCGGGCCGGTGCTGCGCAGCCTGTCCACCGCCAACGAGGCGCGGGACATCGACCGGATCCGCCAGGCCCTCGGAGAGCCGCGGCTCTCCGCCTGGGGCGTCTCCTACGGCACCTACGCGGGCGCGGTGTTCGCCACCATGTTCCCCGGGCGCACCGACCGGATCGTGCTGGACAGCAACGACGATCCCGATCCGACCCGGGTCGAGCGCGGCTGGCTGGCCGCGTACGGCCGGGGCGTCGAGGACCGCTTCCCCGATTTCGCCGCCTGGGCCGCCGACCCGGCCAACCCGGACCGGGTGGCCGACACCCCCGAGCAGGTCCGGTCGCAGTTCCTCGCCCTCGCCGCGCGGCTGGACACCGCACCGCTCCCCTGGCCGGGCGCCAACCCGCCCCGGCTGGACGGCAACACCCTGCGCCAGACCCTGCTGGACGGCATGTACGCCGACAGCCGCTTCCCCGCGGTCGTCCGGCTGATGCTCGCCGCCGACGGCCGGCGCCCGCTGCCCGCCGCCGCCACCCCGCCCGACGAGGCCCTGCAGAACGCGCTGGCGGTGTCGGTCGGCACCCTCTGCAACGACGTCTCCTGGCCCCGCTCGCTCGACCAGTACCGCCGGGAGACCGCCGAGGAGCGGATCAAGCACCCGCTGACCGCCGGGATGCCGGTCAATGTGATGCCCTGCGCCTTCTGGCCGTCCGATCCCGCCGAGCCCCCGGTCCGGGTCACCCCGGCCGGCCCGTCGAACGTCCTGATGGCGCAGAACCTGCGCGACCCCGCGACCCCCTACACGGGCGCCCTCAAGCTGCGGGCGGCGCTCGGCGGCCGGGCCCGGATGGTCGCCGTCGACTCCGGCGGCCACGACGCCTACGCGGCCAACGGCAACAGCTGCGGCGACGCACTGGTGACGCGGTTCCTGACCACCGGTCGGCGCCCCGCGGGCGACGTGCTCTGCCCGGCCGAGCCGGGGAAGGGGTAG
- a CDS encoding DMT family transporter, whose protein sequence is MALSDSSSGGLRAAAAMTVLGCSAGVTALLAGFPSAGGQAVRYVLAAALLLPLAHRAGGPRPRLDRREVLLLLALAAVGLYAFNLLMVTALRHTEPAVVGSVLGCAPLLMGVVGPLLERRRPQARLLLAGVAVVAGAAVTQGFGSGDPVGLVCAVGTLLCEVGFSLLAVPLLPRLGAVRVSAYATALAVPMFAVTALVLDGRAALRLPSGAELFALLYLGAVLTCGAFLLWYGALGRLGAERAGLFAGLVPVSAALSGAVLGAGVPHPATLAGSALVGLGVGVGLTGPDPRMRGRQSAYAAG, encoded by the coding sequence ATGGCTCTCTCCGACTCCTCCTCAGGCGGGCTGCGCGCCGCCGCCGCGATGACCGTGCTGGGCTGCTCGGCCGGGGTGACGGCACTGCTCGCCGGCTTCCCGTCGGCGGGCGGGCAGGCGGTGCGCTACGTCCTGGCGGCGGCGCTGCTGCTGCCGCTGGCCCACCGCGCCGGCGGTCCGCGCCCCCGGCTCGACCGCCGGGAGGTCCTGCTGCTGCTCGCGCTGGCGGCGGTCGGCCTCTACGCGTTCAACCTGCTGATGGTGACGGCGCTGCGGCACACCGAGCCGGCGGTGGTGGGCAGCGTGCTGGGCTGCGCGCCCCTGCTGATGGGGGTGGTCGGGCCGCTGCTGGAGCGCCGGCGGCCGCAGGCGCGGCTGCTGCTGGCGGGGGTCGCGGTGGTGGCGGGCGCCGCGGTCACCCAGGGGTTCGGTTCGGGCGATCCGGTGGGGCTGGTGTGCGCGGTGGGGACGCTGCTGTGCGAGGTGGGGTTCTCGCTGCTGGCGGTGCCGTTGCTGCCCCGGCTGGGGGCGGTGCGGGTGTCCGCGTACGCGACGGCGCTGGCGGTGCCGATGTTCGCGGTGACGGCGCTGGTGCTGGACGGGCGGGCGGCGCTGCGCCTGCCGAGCGGGGCGGAGCTGTTCGCACTGCTCTACCTGGGGGCGGTGCTGACCTGCGGGGCGTTCCTGCTCTGGTACGGGGCGCTGGGCCGGCTGGGTGCGGAGCGGGCGGGGCTGTTCGCCGGGCTGGTGCCGGTCTCGGCGGCGCTGTCGGGCGCGGTGCTGGGCGCCGGGGTTCCGCACCCGGCGACACTGGCGGGGTCGGCGCTGGTCGGGCTGGGCGTGGGCGTGGGGCTGACCGGCCCGGACCCGCGGATGAGGGGGCGTCAGTCCGCCTACGCGGCGGGGTAG
- a CDS encoding PLP-dependent aminotransferase family protein: MRELLITVDHAAGDLTGQLTRAVRAAVQDGRLAAGTRLPATRALAAELGVSRGVAVEAYAQLVAEGYLVGRHGSGTRVADGVTPPGPPTPPPPAAAEPTHDLKPGTPDLAAFPRAGWAAAVRRALADAPHTDLGYGDPAGLPAVRAELAGYLGRVRAAAATPDRVMVVSGVGQGLALLARVLTRRGHGPFAVEDPCSPGTLGLLRAHGIEPVGVPVDDHGLDVAALAASGAGTVLVTPAHQYPTGVVLSPGRRAELAAWAHRTGGVVIEDDYDAEFRYDREPVGCLQGLAHDRVVHLGSVSKSLAPGLRLGWAVLPPWLAADFREAKRYTDLGTGVVDQLAFGRLLADGAYDRHLRDLRARYRARRDALVAALAAELPAARVRGVAAGLHLYLDLPDGSDEAAVVAAAGERRLRVEPVAPMRLAPGGPALALGYAGLPEHRLREAAHLLATAVAAAG, from the coding sequence GTGCGAGAGCTGCTGATCACCGTGGACCACGCCGCGGGCGACCTCACCGGACAGCTCACCCGCGCCGTCCGCGCCGCCGTCCAGGACGGGCGGCTCGCCGCCGGCACCCGGCTGCCCGCCACCCGCGCCCTCGCCGCCGAGCTCGGCGTCTCCCGCGGCGTCGCCGTCGAGGCCTACGCCCAGCTCGTCGCCGAGGGCTACCTGGTCGGCCGGCACGGCTCCGGCACCCGGGTCGCCGACGGCGTCACCCCGCCCGGACCACCCACCCCGCCCCCGCCGGCCGCCGCCGAACCCACCCACGACCTCAAACCCGGCACCCCCGACCTGGCCGCCTTCCCCCGGGCCGGCTGGGCCGCCGCCGTCCGCCGCGCCCTCGCCGACGCCCCCCACACCGACCTCGGCTACGGCGACCCGGCCGGCCTGCCCGCCGTCCGCGCCGAGCTCGCCGGCTACCTCGGCCGGGTCCGCGCCGCCGCCGCCACCCCCGACCGGGTCATGGTGGTCAGCGGCGTCGGACAGGGCCTCGCCCTGCTCGCCCGCGTTCTCACCCGGCGCGGCCACGGCCCCTTCGCCGTCGAGGACCCCTGCTCGCCCGGCACCCTCGGCCTGCTCCGCGCCCACGGCATCGAGCCGGTCGGCGTCCCCGTCGACGACCACGGGCTGGACGTCGCCGCGCTCGCCGCCAGTGGCGCCGGGACGGTCCTGGTCACCCCCGCGCACCAGTACCCCACCGGCGTCGTCCTCTCCCCGGGCCGGCGCGCCGAACTCGCCGCCTGGGCGCACCGCACCGGCGGCGTGGTGATCGAGGACGACTACGACGCCGAGTTCCGCTACGACCGCGAACCCGTCGGCTGCCTCCAGGGCCTCGCCCACGACCGGGTCGTCCACCTCGGATCGGTCAGCAAGTCGCTCGCGCCGGGGCTCCGGCTCGGCTGGGCGGTCCTGCCGCCGTGGCTGGCCGCCGACTTCCGCGAGGCCAAGCGGTACACCGACCTCGGCACGGGCGTCGTCGACCAGCTGGCGTTCGGACGGCTGCTCGCGGACGGGGCGTACGACCGGCACCTGCGCGACCTGCGGGCCCGCTACCGGGCCCGGCGGGACGCGCTCGTCGCCGCGCTCGCGGCGGAACTCCCCGCCGCACGCGTCCGGGGGGTGGCCGCCGGGCTGCACCTGTACCTGGACCTGCCGGACGGCAGCGACGAGGCGGCGGTGGTGGCCGCGGCGGGGGAGCGGCGGCTGCGGGTGGAGCCGGTCGCGCCCATGCGCCTCGCCCCCGGCGGGCCCGCCCTCGCCCTGGGCTACGCCGGCCTGCCGGAACACCGCCTCCGCGAGGCCGCCCACCTCCTCGCCACCGCCGTCGCCGCAGCCGGCTGA